A window from Candidatus Methylomirabilota bacterium encodes these proteins:
- the ruvA gene encoding Holliday junction branch migration protein RuvA yields the protein MIASLRGCVRAKLEDRVILEAAGVGYEVFLPPVTQRALVDVKPEPSADGPEVVLAIHYHATQNQPRPVLIGFTSELDKEFFEKLITVKDVGPLVAARALAAPVGEIAAAIARQDEGYLRRLPGIGPQKAKNIVAQLSSKVAKFALMAEAAEAAPARRPARALDEEGLRAMVFEVLVKQLGHRPSEAAGLIDRALERRPDLTTPEELFEEIYRGAGAPAAGVHGGEAR from the coding sequence ATGATCGCGTCGCTCCGCGGCTGCGTGCGCGCGAAGCTCGAGGATCGCGTGATCCTGGAGGCGGCGGGAGTGGGCTACGAAGTCTTCCTGCCGCCGGTGACCCAGCGGGCGCTCGTGGACGTGAAGCCAGAGCCCAGCGCGGACGGCCCCGAGGTCGTGCTCGCCATCCACTATCACGCCACGCAGAATCAGCCGCGCCCGGTGCTCATCGGCTTCACCTCCGAGCTCGACAAGGAGTTCTTCGAAAAGCTGATCACGGTGAAGGACGTGGGGCCGCTCGTCGCCGCGCGCGCCCTTGCCGCGCCGGTGGGTGAGATCGCCGCCGCGATCGCGCGTCAGGACGAGGGCTATCTCCGCCGGCTTCCCGGCATCGGGCCCCAGAAGGCCAAGAACATCGTGGCGCAGCTCTCGAGCAAGGTCGCCAAGTTCGCGCTGATGGCCGAGGCCGCCGAGGCGGCGCCGGCCCGCCGCCCGGCGCGCGCGCTCGACGAGGAAGGCCTCCGTGCCATGGTCTTCGAGGTCCTCGTGAAGCAACTGGGGCACCGGCCCAGCGAGGCGGCGGGGCTGATCGACCGCGCGCTCGAGCGCCGCCCGGATCTGACCACACCCGAGGAGCTCTTCGAGGAGATCTACCGGGGCGCCGGGGCGCCGGCGGCCGGCGTGCACGGCGGGGAGGCGCGGTGA
- a CDS encoding crossover junction endodeoxyribonuclease RuvC, translating into MGVDPGLVDTGFGVLEAGPGGLAVVDAGVVSSAAGQSLEARLNAIHGAVRRLIEAREPGLLVVEDLYTEYRFPRTAILMGHARGVIYLAARQCGVSVLALAASEVKRAVTGNGAAGKGQMQRGVQTLLGLAELPRPSHVADALGLALTGMSRITGRAPFERPHRLPQLLGEPEPQARRADTWLGEPEPQARRADT; encoded by the coding sequence ATGGGCGTGGACCCGGGCCTGGTGGACACCGGATTCGGGGTCCTCGAGGCCGGGCCCGGGGGGCTTGCCGTCGTGGACGCCGGTGTCGTCAGTAGCGCCGCTGGCCAGTCGCTGGAAGCCCGGCTCAACGCGATTCACGGTGCGGTGCGGCGCCTCATCGAGGCGCGCGAGCCGGGGTTGCTCGTCGTCGAGGACCTCTACACCGAATACCGGTTTCCCCGAACCGCCATCCTGATGGGCCATGCCCGAGGGGTGATCTATCTCGCCGCGCGCCAGTGTGGGGTGTCGGTGCTGGCCCTCGCCGCCTCCGAAGTCAAGCGTGCGGTGACCGGCAACGGCGCCGCCGGCAAGGGGCAGATGCAGCGCGGCGTGCAGACCCTCCTCGGCCTCGCCGAGCTGCCGCGCCCGTCCCACGTTGCCGACGCCCTCGGCCTCGCCCTCACCGGCATGTCCCGTATCACCGGCCGCGCGCCCTTCGAGCGCCCGCATCGACTGCCGCAGTTGCTTGGCGAGCCGGAGCCGCAGGCGAGGCGAGCGGATACGTGGCTTGGCGAGCCGGAGCCGCAGGCGAGGCGAGCGGATACATGA
- a CDS encoding YebC/PmpR family DNA-binding transcriptional regulator, with protein sequence MSGHSRWSQIKRKKGKTDVQRGKLFSKILREITVAARNGGGDPKGNLRLKAAMESAKAANMPADNVKRAIQKGTGELPGESYEEITYEGYGPGGVAVLVQVVTDNKNRTGPELRHLFEKQSGRMGTSGCVAWMFDRRGVIQVDAERIKEDDLLEKALEAGADDVKKVEKAFEISTAPDEIEMVRSALETQGVPVLEASAVMVPQSTVRVEGKDAAAVLRLIEALEEQDDVQAVYSNYDIPDEVLDAISAA encoded by the coding sequence ATGTCGGGACATTCACGGTGGTCGCAGATCAAGCGGAAGAAGGGCAAGACGGACGTCCAGCGGGGGAAGCTCTTCTCCAAGATCCTCCGCGAGATCACCGTCGCCGCCCGCAACGGCGGCGGCGATCCGAAGGGCAATCTCCGGCTCAAGGCCGCCATGGAGTCGGCGAAGGCGGCCAACATGCCCGCCGACAACGTCAAGCGGGCGATCCAGAAGGGCACCGGCGAGCTGCCAGGCGAGAGCTACGAGGAGATCACGTACGAGGGCTACGGACCCGGCGGGGTCGCGGTGCTGGTGCAGGTGGTGACCGATAACAAGAACCGCACGGGGCCGGAGCTGCGGCACCTTTTCGAGAAGCAGAGCGGGCGGATGGGCACATCGGGGTGCGTCGCCTGGATGTTCGACCGGCGCGGGGTCATCCAGGTGGACGCGGAGCGGATCAAGGAGGACGATCTGCTCGAGAAGGCGCTCGAGGCGGGCGCCGACGACGTGAAGAAGGTGGAAAAAGCTTTCGAGATCAGCACGGCCCCTGATGAAATAGAAATGGTGCGGAGCGCGCTGGAGACGCAGGGCGTCCCCGTGCTGGAGGCGTCCGCGGTCATGGTCCCGCAGTCCACCGTGCGCGTGGAGGGCAAGGACGCCGCGGCGGTGCTGCGGCTCATCGAGGCCCTCGAGGAGCAGGACGACGTCCAGGCCGTCTACTCGAACTACGACATTCCCGACGAGGTCCTCGACGCCATCTCCGCGGCCTAG